The nucleotide sequence GTCATGGTGAAGACGGCGTAGTCATTTTCGCGATAGACCCAATCGAACTGGTCCTGCCACATCTCTCCCAAGTGGCGAGGGCTAACGAAGCCATGGCTATTGGGTGCCTTCTTGATAAACATCATTGGCGGCAGGTCGTCGAGATACCAGTTGGCGGGAATTTCGATTAGATCCGTTTCCTCACCACGCACAAGCGGTTTCATCCATTCCTTGGCTGATTTCGAATAATCAATCTTGGTCCAGGAGTCACCAACACGAACGTAGTAGGGATGAAAATCATTATGCATCAGGCTGTGGTCGTACTTGATTCCGCGCTCAAGCAGCAGCTCGTTGGTCACCGGACTGAATTCCCACCACGGCGCGACATAACCCGTCGGGCGCTTGCCTGACAGTTTGGTCACCAAGTCGATGTTGTAATCCAGCACGTCGCGCTCCTGCTCGCGCGTCATGGCGATCGGATTTTCATGGCTATAGCCATGTACGCCAACCTCATGTCCCGCCTCTACCACCGCCTTCATCTGCTCCGGGAATGTCTCGATACTGTGGCCAGGAATGAACCAGGTGGTCTTCAGGTCGTAACGCTCGAACAGCTTGAGCAATCGCGGCGCCCCGACTTCCCCAGCAAATAGACCGCGCGAAATGTCGTCAGGAGAATCTTCACCACCGTAGGAACCCAGCCAACCGGCTACTGCATCAACATCGACCCCAAAAGCACACAGAATCTCTTTCTTCGCCATCTTGACCACCTCGTTAGTGAACTTGTCATGGTGTGCTGTCGTTCTCACCTTGCACGTATGGGCCGAACGACGGCATGGCAGTGATCACACCCGCCCTGAATTGGAGACTGGATACAAAGGTCATTTTTGTCAAGAAGATGTGTAGATCGACATACATCTCGATCAGCGCATAAACACTGACCCAGGAATAGAGGTTTTGCGGCTAACTTATTAACTGAAAAGCGATTTACACGAGAACGATGGAATCGAGAGGAGTGGTGCACTTCATGCCAGCTTTCGACCAAAGGCTAAAGCGTCTAGGATCATTTTCAACAATGATCATTTTTAAGAAGAAACGTATACAGACACCATTTTAGATGGGCGACGTGATGACGCGGAAGCACGCCAGACAGCACGAGGCAGCGAGAGACTACTTGAGGGGGAAGGGAGCGCAATGGCTCAGCGTGCGATACCACGAGGCAGCAGTTCCACTACCTCGTGACACGCATCACCATCAGGGGGAGAACCTATGGCATTCGTCGAAATATCACACCTTAGACGATGCGAAGCAGGTAGGGAGGAAGGTCTGGCTCAGGGAATACTGACAGGACTTTCAAGCGCCGCCGAGTCCGCTCTGCAGCCGCTTGAAGATGGGATTGCAGACTGGAAGCTGCAGCGTCGAATGCCCCATAGATCAGGTGATCAATGACCAGCTTGTGTTCCATCAGCAGCGGCTCGTGCCTCGGCACCCCCAGCATCTGAAAGAACATTCGATTGACGATCATCGGTAGCTGGCTCTGGGCAATCATCTCACTGGCCTTACGGTTGCGATAATGACGCAGACACTGCTGATGCAGGTCATTTTCCAGCCTGGAAATCGTGGCGACACTCTGTTCTTCGGGGTGATCAAGCAGACGCTGTAATCGCGACCGCATGTCCATGAGTTCAGCACGCTCCAACATGGGACCAGAAGCTCTCAGAGCTGCTGGTTCAAGCAGTACTCGAATCTCGAAATCCTCAGCGACGGCCTGTGCAGTCAAGGGCCCCGCCAACCAGTGCGAGTGACGATCCTTCTCGACAAGACGTTTACTGCGCAAGCGCCCCAGGACCTCCCGAGCCACGGTTCGACTTACCCCATAGAACTCGCTTAGCGCCGTCTCGATGATGCGGAAATGCCCAAAGGCCAGACACATCGCCACGGCCTCCTCCACCTCCGCATGAATGCGCTCTGCAGCCGGTCGCGTGTCCACGACCGGCGCTTCCTCATGCCCCAGCCCCAGCAGCTGAGGTGTCAGCGGTTCACGTGATGGTGTCACGGCATCAGGATCCGGGGTCGCCAAGAAGCCGCGACCCTCGAACCGACTGATGAGGCCTTGTTCATGAAGCAGTTCCAGGGCTTTGCGTACCGGCCCACGACTAGTCCCGAACAGTCGCGCGATAGGACCCTCCAATAACACAAGGTTGGTGGGCATGCGCTCGGACAGAATCGCTTCTCGCAGAGAATCTTCAATCATCGCATAGCGCGGGGCACGACTCTCCTGACGCTTGGTAGAACTGTTTGCACTGGCCAGAACCCATTCCTCCATGATGTCGCCGGATCACTCTGGACCCGCGGGATCCTCCCCGACGAAGCCTCTGTCACCAGGGGTCGACGGTCCGGAACATTTTGACACTTCGCTCACGCTCTTTCGAGCATGCGAAAAAATGACTTTTTCTACCGCCTCCAAAGCCGCTTTGCGCTTACTTGCCTTTGATAACCCGATTTTCTCACTGAAAAACCCGACTCAGAAATGGTTATGCACTAGTTGCGCGGCGAGGTACAGGTTTCAAAGGTTGCCAAAAAATGATTTTTGTATCCATACTGCATTTATGCGATCTGGAGACAGCCCTATGCTCTTCGACGCTATCGCACTCCAATAACAACCATCCAACTCTGGAGCGATGCCGTGGAACACACTCAGCATGCCCCCCTACCTGACCGATCAAACGCAGCTTCCGATGATGCTCAACATCTTCTGAAAGCTTCCATTCTGCCGGTATGGTTGAACCAGAGAACCATTGGCTTCCTCGGGTTCATCTGGCTATGGATCGGCATGGCGGTCATCATTGCGACATTCCAGCTCGGTGCAGGCGGAGTTGCCGGGCTCCCCTTGCTGCATGTCGTGGCAATCATCTTCCTCGCCAATCTCGCTCTGGGTATCGTGATGACCCTGACTGCCGATATCGGCACTGAACATGGGCTATCGTTTGCCGTGTATCTACGGGCTCCTTTCGGGCTCAAGGGGACTCACCTGCCTGCCGTATCACGCGGTATCGTGGCGGCGATATGGTTTGGGGTACAAACCTACCTCGGTGCCATAGCGCTCAATGGTATCGTCGAATATCTATGGGGCTTCGATAACTGGGTGGTCTGGTACGTGCTCTTCGCGGCCATTCAGATCATCAATACGGCTCTTGGCATACGCGCCGTGGAGCTCCTGGCCTCCATTGCCGCCCCCTGCATCGTCGCGATCTCCGTGTGGATGTACTTCACACTCGATGTACTGGCCAAGACGCAAGGCATCAATATCTGGACCTTTGTCGGTGATCAGAACGTCGCAGCGCTGGGGCTATTCTTTGCCAACATGGCATTCTGGTCAGCATTGGCCGTCGACATCCCCAACTTGACACGCTTTCTCAAGACCACCGGTGGGCAACGCAACTTCCTTGCGCGAAATCGCAACGTCCTCGTCGCTCAATTTGTTGCGCTACCTGTCACACAAGCATGGATCGCGCTGATCGGCGGTGTGTCATTCATCGCGGCAGGTGACTGGAACCCTGTCACGGTCATTCAGGGTCAAGGTGGAGGACTGACGCTGATTGCCCTGTTGGCAATGGTCATCCTCGCTCAATGGTCGACCAATAACGCCGCCAACTTGATTCCTGCAGCTCTTACCTTCGTGAATGCGGGTGCACCGCGTGTGAGCTACCCGATGGCCCTGGTTATCGCGGGCATCATCGGCACGGCCTCCATGCCCTGGTTGATTCTCGACAACCTGTTTGCCTTCCTGAGCTACTACGGTGCCGTACTATCGGCAGTAGGCGGCATCATGGTGGCGGATTATTACCTGCTTCGTCGCCGCCGACTCAATGTTCCGGCTCTGTATTCTCCCACCGGTCAGTTCCGCTTTTTCAAGGGCTTCAATCCGGCAGCTCTCATTGCCTGGATCACGGGTGGCTCCATGGCCCTGATCTTTCTCGAGTACGCCTACGCCGTTGGTTTCGTGACAGCTCTGGTGGTCTATGTACTGCTGATGAAGGGCTGGATACTGCGACACTACCCTCAAGAAGAGATCGACTCCGGTTTCAATGATCGCTTCTTGGCAACCTCGGTAGGCCGCAACTGGGTCTATACCCAACAAGGACACTTCGAGCGCTTGAAAACTGACGACATTCCGACCAGTGCTCTCAAGCGTGAAGATCGCTGATTTGTCCGATAGCGCCGCCCTCGCGGCGCCTTTCTCTTTTCATGGAGATGTTGATGTCCTCCACTCCCCCTACCGCGCTGGATCTCGGTCAAGCCATTCAGCGCGGTGAACTAGATCCTGTCGCAGTCACCAAGCACTCCTTGGCCATGGCAAGAGAGAGCGAGGCGGTTTTCATCTCTCTCACAGAAGAGCGTGCTCTGGCTGAAGCGCAAGCCTCCGCTGACCGTCAACGCCTCGGGGGGTTGCTGGGCCCTCTCGATGGGGTTCCCATTGCCTGGAAGGATCTGATCGATATTCAAGGCACGCTGACTACCGGAGGCAGCAAGATACTGGCCCAGTCTTGCCCACGCTCGGATGCCGATGCGGTACGACATGCCTCTGGCGCAGGCATGGTTGGCATAGGCAAGACCAATCTTGCGGAGCTTGCCTATTCGGGACTTGGTCTCAACCCGCACTATGGCACTCCTCACCACACCCCGGGCCAGAGTGAACCCCGTGCGCCCGGAGGTTCCAGCTCCGGCTCCGCCATCGCCGTAGCCAAGGGTATCGTTCCGGTCGCCATCGGCACTGATACCGCGGGATCGCTGCGCGTACCGGCGGCTTTCAATGGCCTGGTGGCTTACCGCCCTTCTCAGGGACGTCATACTCGACAGGGCGTCACCCCCTTGGCCAGAAACATGGACACGCTCGGCGCCATGGCAACGACGCTGGAAGATTGTCTGGCCGTCGACGATGCCATGCGCGGCAGGCCTGTGTATCAGCGCCTACCGAGTCCGCCTGAACAGTCCGTCATCATTCTCGACACGACCTGCCTGGAGGATCCCAGGGTGGCCTCCAGCGTACGCCGCAATCTCGAGAACAGCGCTGAACGCCTGGCTCAGGCAGGCTTCCGGGTCGTCCACCGACACGTAGTCAGTATCAATGACACACTGAATTGCATCGCCCAACTTGGCTGGTTAGGCGCAGTAGAGGCCTATACCGAATACCGTCATCTACTGGAAAGCGATGCGGCCAACGCCATGGACCCTCGCGTGCGTCACCGCTTGCAATCCGCCGCTCGGATGACTCCAGACAACGTCGTCACTCTGTATCGTCACCGCCAGAGCCTCAAGGCTCAGCTGCGTGAAGAGCTGAGCGGCGCCATTCTTCTGACCCCGACAGTGGCTCATACGGCCCCACTTCTGGGTCCATTGGAGGCCGATGCCCAGCACTTTGCCGAGGTCAACCTGGCAACCCTTCGAATGAGCATGGTGGCAAGTTTCCTGGATTCCCCTGCCGTGGCACTGCCCAATGGCACGGATGAAACAGACCAGCACACCAGCCTGCAACTCAGCGCACCTTGTGGTGAAGATGAACCCTTGCTCCGCGTGGCACTGTCAGCAAGCCGATACCTGAGCCGATGAAGATCTTCCCTCTAATATAAGGAGTTTCCCATGTGTGGATTGTGTGGCGCCCTCGGTGGCGAGGGACACTGGAGCACCCATATCGAAGATCCGGAGCAGGCACATTCTGAGCGACGCCGTGCCCGTGCGTATCGCATCACATTGATCAATCGCGTACTCAAGCCGCACCGGGTAGTGATAGAGGATTTCCAGGCAGCGAGTTTTGTTCTCGCGACCGCGACCGGTAAACGCGAAATCGTGCAGGAACTTGGTGGCGTCTGGCATCAAGCGGAACAGTTGAGCGGGAGGCTGATAGATCCTCTGGATACTGCTTTCCTGCAATCACTTGGCTGACTCATGGTCGTTTTGAGTCCCAATCACTCATGCAAGGATCCTGTGATGAACGATACGCCCCCTTTACTACCTGTGCATGTGATCTCGGGTTTTCTGGGCAGCGGCAAGACCACCCTGCTGAAGTCGGTTCTGGCCAGCGAGGACTTTGGCGACAGCGCTGTCCTTATCAACGAGTTTGGTGAGGTAGGGCTGGATAACCGACTGCTGGGTAGTATCGCTGAAGATGCGATACTGCTCTCCAATGGCTGTGTCTGCTGTACCATCCGCGGGGAGCTATCTGACGCTCTCAGACGCCTCTTGTCACAGCGGCAGGAGGGGCTTATCCCTGCGTTCAAGCGCATCGTGCTGGAGACCACCGGGCTTGCTGACCCCGGTCCTATCGCCTCGACGATCACGGCCGACCCAGTTCTTCGCCATCACTTGCGTCCGGGGACAAACGTGACGCTGGTTGATGCACTCAATGCCAGCACCAGCCGCGAGCAATTTCCAGTCTGGGAAGCGCAAGTCGCAGTCGCCGATACCCTGGTGATCAGCAAGACGGATCTGATCAACGAGTCAGAACTCTCAGACGTGCAGGACCTGCTCGATACCATCAACCCGGCAGCCCGGCGCCTGGGCGCCGAAGCGCTTGGGCAACCAAGCGACCTGCTCTTTGCCTCTAGCCCCCACCTCCAGAGTTTCACCCCAAGCGAAGCCAAGTCATGGCTTGGCCCGTGGAGGAGAGTCACGACAGCCGACAGTCATGATCACCTAAATGAGGTGAGGTCATTTCGTCTCAACTTTGAGGGCGAGATCGATTGGACATGCCTGGGGATCTGGCTATCGATGCTGCTCAATCGTCATGGCAGCAATATCCTCAGGGTCAAGGGCGTGCTTCATGTCA is from Cobetia marina and encodes:
- a CDS encoding polysaccharide deacetylase family protein, whose amino-acid sequence is MAKKEILCAFGVDVDAVAGWLGSYGGEDSPDDISRGLFAGEVGAPRLLKLFERYDLKTTWFIPGHSIETFPEQMKAVVEAGHEVGVHGYSHENPIAMTREQERDVLDYNIDLVTKLSGKRPTGYVAPWWEFSPVTNELLLERGIKYDHSLMHNDFHPYYVRVGDSWTKIDYSKSAKEWMKPLVRGEETDLIEIPANWYLDDLPPMMFIKKAPNSHGFVSPRHLGEMWQDQFDWVYRENDYAVFTMTIHPDVSGRPQVLMMLERLIEHMKSHEGVRFCTFDEIADDFAARNPRK
- a CDS encoding GntR family transcriptional regulator, with protein sequence MEEWVLASANSSTKRQESRAPRYAMIEDSLREAILSERMPTNLVLLEGPIARLFGTSRGPVRKALELLHEQGLISRFEGRGFLATPDPDAVTPSREPLTPQLLGLGHEEAPVVDTRPAAERIHAEVEEAVAMCLAFGHFRIIETALSEFYGVSRTVAREVLGRLRSKRLVEKDRHSHWLAGPLTAQAVAEDFEIRVLLEPAALRASGPMLERAELMDMRSRLQRLLDHPEEQSVATISRLENDLHQQCLRHYRNRKASEMIAQSQLPMIVNRMFFQMLGVPRHEPLLMEHKLVIDHLIYGAFDAAASSLQSHLQAAAERTRRRLKVLSVFPEPDLPPYLLRIV
- a CDS encoding NCS1 family transporter, which produces MEHTQHAPLPDRSNAASDDAQHLLKASILPVWLNQRTIGFLGFIWLWIGMAVIIATFQLGAGGVAGLPLLHVVAIIFLANLALGIVMTLTADIGTEHGLSFAVYLRAPFGLKGTHLPAVSRGIVAAIWFGVQTYLGAIALNGIVEYLWGFDNWVVWYVLFAAIQIINTALGIRAVELLASIAAPCIVAISVWMYFTLDVLAKTQGINIWTFVGDQNVAALGLFFANMAFWSALAVDIPNLTRFLKTTGGQRNFLARNRNVLVAQFVALPVTQAWIALIGGVSFIAAGDWNPVTVIQGQGGGLTLIALLAMVILAQWSTNNAANLIPAALTFVNAGAPRVSYPMALVIAGIIGTASMPWLILDNLFAFLSYYGAVLSAVGGIMVADYYLLRRRRLNVPALYSPTGQFRFFKGFNPAALIAWITGGSMALIFLEYAYAVGFVTALVVYVLLMKGWILRHYPQEEIDSGFNDRFLATSVGRNWVYTQQGHFERLKTDDIPTSALKREDR
- a CDS encoding amidase family protein, producing MSSTPPTALDLGQAIQRGELDPVAVTKHSLAMARESEAVFISLTEERALAEAQASADRQRLGGLLGPLDGVPIAWKDLIDIQGTLTTGGSKILAQSCPRSDADAVRHASGAGMVGIGKTNLAELAYSGLGLNPHYGTPHHTPGQSEPRAPGGSSSGSAIAVAKGIVPVAIGTDTAGSLRVPAAFNGLVAYRPSQGRHTRQGVTPLARNMDTLGAMATTLEDCLAVDDAMRGRPVYQRLPSPPEQSVIILDTTCLEDPRVASSVRRNLENSAERLAQAGFRVVHRHVVSINDTLNCIAQLGWLGAVEAYTEYRHLLESDAANAMDPRVRHRLQSAARMTPDNVVTLYRHRQSLKAQLREELSGAILLTPTVAHTAPLLGPLEADAQHFAEVNLATLRMSMVASFLDSPAVALPNGTDETDQHTSLQLSAPCGEDEPLLRVALSASRYLSR
- a CDS encoding CobW family GTP-binding protein, with translation MNDTPPLLPVHVISGFLGSGKTTLLKSVLASEDFGDSAVLINEFGEVGLDNRLLGSIAEDAILLSNGCVCCTIRGELSDALRRLLSQRQEGLIPAFKRIVLETTGLADPGPIASTITADPVLRHHLRPGTNVTLVDALNASTSREQFPVWEAQVAVADTLVISKTDLINESELSDVQDLLDTINPAARRLGAEALGQPSDLLFASSPHLQSFTPSEAKSWLGPWRRVTTADSHDHLNEVRSFRLNFEGEIDWTCLGIWLSMLLNRHGSNILRVKGVLHVMGDNRPVILHGVQHTIHPPEHVEHWPEDDRCSELIFITRGINADRVTDSLNAFMRQVSDHPSPRIFHA